Sequence from the Diorhabda carinulata isolate Delta chromosome 5, icDioCari1.1, whole genome shotgun sequence genome:
CAACAGGTAATTCATCCCCTAACGAAGTGTTATCACGATTGAATTAAGAAAACCAACGAAAACACGTTCTCACCACCTGAAGGCAAACAAAGACCTAATAACTTGACTCACCAATCTTATAGTGAATTTTCCCATTGATAAACTATATAGTGGGTTGtgaggaattggccctttgtccctattgaAGCTTCTCTCACAATTTGCAATGAAATTACCTtcattctctgaagacgataagttggttatcgaaacgcacttcagtcttcagtctcgtcgaaacgctcGTCGGACTGTGTAATTGTgtgtgttagtgtagtggtgatgtaaacaCTGTGTTAAGTACCTTTGGATTCGCGAAAACGATTTCGCTACATACTGAACATTATATTTTGTGCATCATCCTCTAAATCCTGATCAAAGAATATTCATTAGCATGTCCAATTTCGGTTTGCGTAATTTTTAGATCTGGTTGGCTtgaaaaaattccatatttttgagTCTCTCTTGCATATCACGAGTTATtgtattggaaataatttgCACCAGGAAAAATGTGTTCTGAATAACCTTTGATTTCGGTATGATCATTTATCCAGATGTAGTTTTTTCGTACTGCCCTGTATGACTAAGAGATTTCTCATAAATAACCTCAGGGGTGAATTTTTTGTCAGTAGTCGCCGAATTTGACAGTTTGATTTGCACAAGTCCCTGTAGCTGTCTAccttttaaataatgaaacataTCTCCATCGTCCTCATTTGCAGAATCTTCATGAGTTTTAATATTGATCTCACGGTGTTCAATGATTATTTCATCTACTTGATGAGCCTTATTTGAATCGCTATAACCTTCGGACAAAGCTAGACccctttgaaataaaataccatTTAGTATCACCGAACTTTGAAGACTCTATACAATATTGCTTCAAAAAATTGGTTAACCCAAACTGGAAATAACTTTGACACTATTTTTCTTGGAATATCAATTCGTAAATGTTCGCGGATCCGTGGATAGGACATGAAAGTGTTTTGGCCAGACGTATCACCAGATTTAACCAGATTTTGTCTATTCAGAAGAATTGATGCTCGCAACAAGACGATCGAGATAATACTAAATTCAGATTATTATCttagaaacattattttgaGTCTTCGATAGCTTTTTAAGGTATACACGCATCTTTTTCTCGAAAattggaaacaagaaaaagttacTTGGTCATAAATCGGgtgaaaaaacgaaatttatcTTCTTCAGATATTCAGTTTTGTTATGTGGTTTATGTGGAAtccatatttttatatctaaatgttcatacaaaatctattttattgCAATATAACAATCGATTTTGGCTGAACTTTTCGACATTCATCGTTGATGAACGAAAACCAATTGTAAGGGAGTTTTCTCTGATGATGCATAATTACCTGAAGTTGCAAGAAGCgatttcatgaatttttattgacttttatatcattaaaaatcatCCAACATTAGCCTCCACAGGTGATTTGCATTTTGATACAAACCTTCTTCTTTTAAACGTTCACTACCAATAACTGAGTCAATTTCCAAATTGCCACTGATTTCGCGTTAACAAAcgtcaattttcacaaatacagTCATGTCACGTCCACAACGCTAGCTATTGGTCAATTCTAAACACTTCAAAAGCAACCCTCGTCAAAaagacatcacctcttcattgttgatGACCAATTCACTAAAAACGTATACTATTACCAagcaaatactaaacaacgtggcgtcttcaaacttgaaacgattttcaagcaactaccgccatctctaggtcaagccagttacttctggaaccattctCGTACATTAATGTAATCATTTTAAAAAGCAAATCATCATTCATAAATCAATCTATTGGACAAAGAATTTTTAGTATACCTACTAATCACGTAACTTTTCCTtggtttctttaattttgtttccAAGTAAACAATACATTctagaatttttttgatatacaaTCAACTGAATTTATATGTCGAAGATTTTTGATAGATGACATTATGTATATGGTtctgataatataataaatgtacCTCTGAACGTCATCgtaattcaaatcaaaataattttatcaagctctgtattatttgtttttttttcagtaccAAAACTTTTGACAACAAACGAAAGCGTCCTAATTGAAAACTTGGATTTTTGTACCCAATACAGTTTTGCTGTGAGCGTCGGTGacgaatataaaattaatttaaacaacATTCGAAGCGTCGTCACCTATTTAGATCGTAAAGCCCCGCCGCAAAATTTGCAGGTCGAATTCGAACCTCAAAATCCaccatgtttatttattaagtgGTCGGCTTCGTGTGCAAATATTGGACAAACGATTGGATACGTTGTAAGTGCGATTTAGAATAAAACcgatttttaaattgttgttttcaaacattatattattatagttcATTTGTTCAGGATGAAAACAATTCGTAAACACCTTTATAGATAATAATCTATCAATAAGTAATAACAGTTTTTACCACAAAATATACCAAATAAGAATATCAACTTGCATGTAAATTTcggcaacacaaatttagttctgcgACTTACCAATCGTGGCGTTAGTGTAATAAAGAtatgtcattactgtcaatgtcaattgtcaagataAATTAATATTGCCGTCttgtttgttcttggtagctgcactggaactgtACTGAACTGGATCAGTGCAGGCAagttcatgagtgtatagaattagaTCGATCGGATACAAAGAACGATGTAATATAGAAatgcaatttgttaattgttgtatttgaagttatttgatgtgattcagaCCTTGTAGTATCAAGAATAATGTAAAACGATTAagtactttttaatattttacatcCGGTTTACACTTATTGCACTGTCTTGCACTGCACTGGCTGAACTATCTCTAGATCAAGTAGTGCAATAAACTGGGgaactagttctcttgcactgctactaagaacagcgTCACTAGCGATGGTTCTGGTACAAAGAACGCTTTGGTGTACACTTTTTGAACTAGTTCTGCTAGAGCAGCTACTAAAAACGAAGTTCATATGTCAAATGTGTTAGTAATGACGAAGCTAACAAATAATTAGGCTGCAACCTTCGAAACAGACAAACGCGAGATTAACAGCTTTCGAATCGATTATATTTCAAACGCacttctatatatatatatatatatatatatgattcaATATCTATTCATTCgatgattttcataaatttcgaGATATTGTCCACtggaatcgaaaaaaaaaagattcgtAATTcgtaatatttaacaatttttaccTAACTTCTCTgaactatatatatttattggtTAATATTTAGCTCACTGGCTATGCAATTTTCTTGTATATCTAAATCgtactaatttcaaaaaactttaacAACTATCATCAATATCACCATCTACcaacttttaaatttaaactcaAATCAAATAGAAACTCAGTCGTGAGTTACTTCTAatagaattttcaattgattttgaaGTATTCCTTCAATGGTTTTTCGTTACAAGCTAGTGAAACTAGTTTGGACTTGAATTATACAGCAGTTTTGGATTTTCTACCGATTCATCAGTAGTATTTACAAGTttacaaatcaaagaaaataaaaaagattactAATTAGGGAATGTATAGAAATATAAGTAATTTCTGATACAAAACTTAGTACTgtcattatatatattattacaaaataatttaaataggtTGTAAAGGTTTGGAAAGGTCAAAAGCCCTGTGTATTAAGGTGCGTTTagacataaatttttttttaaattttcatagatGTACCTGAGCTACTACAAGTTTTCGTGAAGGTTTGGAAAGACCAAAACTGTACGGCGGATCCATCAATTCGCTGTTTAGACTGTTCGAAAACGTTTCAGTTTGAGCTGACGTGTGAGAGCTCGAATTGTCGaaatggaaaatgattcgtctgTCAAACAATAGGTTCGAAACTTTTTCACATGAATACCCCCAAATTTTCCGTTCTTTCGCTATTGGTAAGATAAAGAAGTTTCACCTCCCAAGTGCGGTGCTCTGGTTTCACCAAGACCTCTCAAAAAAGGGTAAAATCGgaataatttacatatttttggaataaaaaaatcagatatcttTCACATTAGCGTATAGGTTGTTAgcgaattcgaaaaaaataattctaagcattttatttttcaattttttcctgtaataaaaaaatcagtttttggATCCCATACACTAGTCGAATTTTTCTCATTCACAAGCAATTCACATTTTTTACCCACAAAAAAACTACACTAAGAAATATGAATCCTTATAAaagttatatacaaaaaatgatgtttGAGAAAAGACAGCCAGTCAATAAAAAGTctaactattaataattttgcaaaaaagaaatatcattGTGCAATGtttgtaaaagttacggatgaGAATTTTTTGAGAAACGATAGTTCCacagttttatttgaataaatatatgacaAATGACAGGCTGTATTGACAGTTCTATAAAGAAAAGGTtgtttgacaaatgacagacTGTTAGCTGTATAAATTGAAGTATCGTGACGCATAGAGGATCATCACAGAAATATACTCggaaaacaatagaaaattgTTGTGATTCTACACtaagaaaaatgagaaattgcaaaaatcGAGGATACGGATTTAGTATTGAATAAGCAGCAACTTTTTGCCTGTAccataatattttgacatatgacaggtaattaatgaaataaatgagtTCTGTTCTTCTGATTCAATATCATCTTTGGACAATATTCAGTATGAGCTGCGTATACCCTATGCAGTCGAAACCAAatgaattcaattgaatttcacatttattatatttattcataatatagaATGAAGTAACCTCACACGAGACCTATTTTATTTGCTgtaggtaaatatttttgagtctAATCCTTTCGCAGCATCCATTTCACTAGAGAGATCGTTAAAATGAATTATGTAATGCAGTTCCAACGTTTATGTCGGTAAAAGCATTCAAACATTTATGATTCTGAGAAAAACAGTTCACATATAGTACAGAAAAATTGAGCTATTTTGAGCTAAATccttaaattaaattgggcggttttaattttttagattctGGAaggttttgggatactgaataagCCCagcaactcttaacaaaatttcgaaatcttGGAACCctcgaaaacattttgaaacgcgaataacctgaaaattatgagaaattagAAACAAACCGCAAAAACAGTTTCCATGTACGTAATTTAGCTTGAATTCACACTGGCGGGAATTCGCGAGCGCATGTTCGTGCTCTCAGCGTCgctccaacgaaaaaataatcagaaaacttttttatagaaaattttgtgctctacattttttgagttattcgcatCACTAAATTTTCTTAACGTacaagttttcgaaattttgttaaGAATTCCTAGTCTTATTCAGTAACCAAAAACCTCTGAGaatgtagaaaatgaaaagcgcccaatttaatttcgggCTTAATCCTATTTTACCTGCACTAATACCAGCCAGCGATAATAGCGCTTATCCAAGATAACTAACCCCAACCCCAAATATATGTTTATAGTGATTACAgcttcaaaaatagtttttgattatttttattatcaaacgTGAGTGCGGCAATGCGaaccaataataaaattgattgaaacaTAAACAGAAATGAAGAAGAGGAAAAACTTTCAGAACAATCAAAGTATTTACCAAGAAACAGACCGTAGGAACCTTGATTTGAACTTTACTAGGTAAACTAAAAGGTTCGTACAACATGCACAACATTGGAGATTGTGCGTAATGTTTTTAACATGAAGATCGTATCCAGTTAGAAGCCAAACAACCAGTAGAAATTGGCACTTGATTTGGAGAAAATAGCAGAAGCTCCATCTCGTGTCAGATGCGTACAACCATCTTcgtagaatttatttttctagatgTACTAAAAATAGGTTTCCCTTGGTGCTTTTACTGATCCCAATCTGACAAGCAAATCGGCATCATCGCTGTTGTTATTGCCTGAATAATCAGGCATCAAACTGGACTCAATATCGATAACCAGCTCTTGTACAACTTTTTTGCACTCCAGGATAAGCCTGGAGGAACCGTTTCAGGAGTTACGACTTTTATTCACATTCCACCAGCGGATTAGAAGAATGTAGTATGTTCTCCAAGCGAGAAAAAAGTCTTCTTCTTAAGTGTCTTCCGCAAAGTCTGCTCTAATCAAGCCAGTTATCTTGGAATCATATGTGTATCACctctttttatcattttatattgcGTCCTCAGAATCCCCTGTCCACTGTTGTTTATCTATGTTATGTATCTGCAAACCTTTGTCGTCATGATTTCCAAAAGAGCGTAGAGAAATGTTTTATAgtaactattttcttatttgaCTTCATTTGTAGTAATAAAAAGCGTTAGATCATTGAATTCAATCCTATTCTGAAGTTGAATCTTCTTTATGCTTGCTATGTGTAGTATAACCTTTATTTTTTCATCGATATTTATTTGTACAATTTGACTCATCTTCATAATCGACATCTTGTGCACCTGGACAGGTGAAACGACTCCTGTTAAAgataatatattcataatatccCGAATAAGTCAATTTTTGTGAAGAAGATACTGGAATTTATATCGTAGGTGCCTTTTTCTTTGGTGACAACTTGAATGGAGACAAATCTTTACAGCTTTTCCAAAATAATGTTGTTTCAGCTTTGATAAACTTCTGATCGGAAGCCCACAAGATCAGCAAGATGGAGCAACGCCTCATCACCATGAGATGATTTAAACAGACGAATTATTTTTGTGATTAGATCAGTCACGCCTGAGATGTTGagtttatacatttatacatatttgaTTAGCTTGTTCGCGGCGAGCACTTTGAACATATCCTTAGATCCATCAATGTTTTTTTGTATGTTCGCAGCGAATTTGTAAAATACAATGATTAATGttaatttatgtattaaatatgaaaacattcaatattttcgaaGGTATATAAACATGGATTATGTCTAGAATTTTCTAACGAAAATATGGGAAATAGCATTGGTAGGTGAAAAATTTTATGGGACGCCTCAACCAATAGAAGATTGATTCATCAACTTATCCCGTGGTTAGATATCTGGCTTAACCACCCTCATGGAGAGGTTGATTATTATCTGGCCCAAATGATCTTCGGATTTGAATCCTTTAGGGAAAAcccttaaaaatgaaaacatgaaGATTCCCTGGAGTGCTCAACCTCCGCAAAAGTCAACGAACATATATTCTTCACATCCCCTGCTTCATCAGGAATTTCGACAAACACGTTCGCAGCTGAAGAGAAAAAAACATGTAGTAGAATCGAGATATTGGAAGGATTTCCGAggtataattgattttcaaaaacttgATATGAGGCTTTAGTCCAGCAGGGTTATACCTCAAgaagtaaaaatttgaattgagaTTCCTCTAGTTCTTACAAGAGCCGTTTAACCTAACCAGGGACACCTTGTATACCTCATTACTCAGAATAAGCGTGGATCTATCATTTGCAcgaaagttttttctttcttatccataattacactgtctgaggcacgtttcgataaccaagttatcgtcttcagatactgaaggtaaactcacATGATAAATGAATGGATTATAATCGAAAATGTTTCTGTAAAATCGTTCGTTtcgattattttcatattttctctatgTCTGTTGAAATAGCACGACGAAATATTAGTTAttgattgaaaaacaaattgtaGCTTCAAAATATTTCCCTGGAAAATTCACTAGTAAAATTTCCACAAATAGTTAACAAGATTCCAATTTGaacattataatgaaaattttctagatTACTATGTTTATATATCCTGCTTCGAAAGTTGATTTCGTTCTACCGGGTGTCACAAATTATGGGAAAAACTCGTTACTCGTAActgaatttttaattagttcgataaggaaaaaacaatttttgagtttgaaaaatattctattccCTCCATAGATTTAAACACATTCGATCTAGTTAGCATTTTTTAGAACCGAAAACAGTCAGAAGTCAATTCTGACCAATGAAGCAGATGCTACAACATTTACGTGACAATTTTCGATGATGCATTGGAAGTTTTgtttttccaatgaaaaatgATCGTTTTCCATATTAACCATATCTTTCTCACTCATTTCTACATCTAGGTAATCTGAAAAATCACAACAATACTGAACACACTTACCAGAAATCCGagatggttgcagccctcaacttgATTCCCAATTTTTGGAGTAGGATCCTGGATTTGAAGATTCCTACTTGGTAGCTATAGATCAGcgaaataaaatcatcaaaatcaaGTGTAAATAAGTAGAGGAAGACCCCAAAATGATGCAAATTTTCAATCTCCTCTAAAACGTctaaaatattattgagaaagctgcagatgaaaatatttttcattccaatttAACACAGATGTTTCTGTAAATTAATACCACATCCTTAATACATCCTAATCCACTTTTAACATATTTCTAGGCTTTTATTAACTCCATCTTAGTTAATCGACTATCTTCCATGAACAAATCCTGTTTTGTTTCAAGCGTTAACGCATTTCTTAACATCTTTTTCGTTGACTGTCTCCAAGACCTGTATTACCACTTCTGAATGCAGTATTCTACTGttcaaattgtaaataaataatcctTATAGCCTTTTAAACATAGTTCAAGCTTTTGCTTTAGTGCCAGACCTTTCTACATCGTTTGAAGCGTGTAGTTCTACTTCTTTGAACATCTTAGAAATATGGTAGCTTTAGATGGTGTTTTGTCACGAATTCCATTCCATTTTTTCACAGAGAAGAATagcacgttctgagtacgttacCATATCTCAGAAGTGAAGTAGTAAACCTCCTAGAACATTTGCCAATAGGACTAGTAAATTCAAGAGAAAAACTAATTTCCTAGCTTTCACCTCAACCCTtgtatattattgtatattaacTGTACTCCAAGgtaatacttttatataatagtCCTAGTTTATTAGTCGAATAAGGTCTCACAGATGTTGCAATGATTATGTGGTATATTTTAGATTCCAATGCAATTTCCAGTACGTTAACGACTAAAGTTCTAAGTtctaaagtaaataatttaatgagaataaaataaactgtaGGAGAATTTTGCAGCGAATAAACCCTTGTTCTGTATCACGTTCGTTTGAACAAGGTGCTTTTGATATCAACTGATTCATATAATCTcctaaaacaaatgaaataagttaataaaagatataaaattaggaatatttgaataagttgCGTGGATTTCGCCGATATAGTAGTTCATTTGATGAAAATCATTAatctttttccaaatatttcattctaaatatgaaattaagCTGCGTCTTGAGGTCGTAAAGACAAAATCACACTCAATTAAACATTCGGAACTTCAAATTATCGAAAACTGCAAGTAGGGATGGACAGCTTGAGGAATTGGGTGTCCACCATCTTGAATGTCATCTGTCAACTGTCGTCTGTTCTTCAATGTTTATGATCATGTCTGTCATCTGTGTGCCTTGTTGTCTATTATCGTACCAAAGCCCTCATTCATATAATCTCctaatacaaatgaaataaaataataaaagatataaaattagaaatatttgaataaattgcgTGGATTTTGACGATTATTAgttcaattaatgaaaatcgTTCATCTTTTCCCAAAATTCGTtgttaatatgaaataaagCTGCGTGTTAAGGTCGTAAAGACAAAATCACACTCAATTGAACATTCGGAACTTCAAATTATCGAAAACTGCAAGTAGGGATGGTGGCATTTGAGcgtgaaataattttagattgaCATCATAAGGAATTGGATGTACTTCATCTTGGATATCATCTGCCAACTGTCGTCTGTCAATCTGTCGTTCCCTCCATCTGTTTTGTGATGTTTATGATCATGTCGGCCATCACATACATTTCCAGTCAATACTAAGAAGAGGTTATGTTGGTCTTGAATGACCTGATCCCTTTGCAACCCTCCCCCTAGGAAGATCTAGTATCTTATAGCGCGGTCttcgttttatttttctgaatCTCATTGCCAAAACAAAGTAATACAATTTCTTTATATAGATTGATTTCGTGTGCCAATCAAAGTCTTCCTATTACCTATGAAGGTTTCTTCCTTTCTGCAGCCATGAGATTGGAAgcatatctttttgtttttctcgATTTCTGAAAGAGGAATTTCTACTACAGGTTCGATTCCTACCAGTGGTTAAACGGCTTAGTTGTTGGTACTATCATTGCTTCTGAGTCCTCCAAatacttgatttcttcgctcaaacgttgcaataacttCGCATAATACTCACAATATTCCAAATAACAATGACAAATTTCTTCCACGATAAAATCTCTAACAGATGTTCCATTGAGCTGGCTAATAAACCTTTGCGAGCTTGTTTGGTACATTGATTTTCATTAACCATTCACCTAAACTTCATTTAAACCAGACGCTTGTACCATTATACAATCCGTTCACAAAACTTCTTTTTCTCATCTCAATCCCAGTCTTgttaaattccaaattttcagtttttcttaaGTCGCCCAGCTCCAGCTCTCATATCATCCTTTTAGTACTCTGTCTAGTATTCCTCGTATGTTGGGTTTCTTGCTTAATGCCCAcgttatatatttaattgaatctGTGGGTAATACCATGGATAAGAAGATAAATCAGAATAACCCGGAAAATATTCTCTAGAAATTAAAGGAATAGATTCAGGAAAATGCGGTAGACTATAGCCAGATAAAAAAGATCCGGGTGGGTGATTCCCAATGAGGAAATGGAGGTCGTGAAAATACATGGTTCAGGATTCAGTTAAGATTTCTTAAGGCTTCATGTGAAGCTAGttgtatttccattttttattgccGTTATGACTTGAAAGCAACAGTAATTGTTCTTTTTACATTCCAGATTTCTCTATTTGATCATGAGACAACTCATTATACAATCATAACATTGCCCCCTAGCAACCGAGTAGATTTTAGTCATCCCTTTCAAACTTATTACGGAGCGAAGTTTGATATAAAAGTATCTACCAACTTTCCTGGTTCAGAAGCCACAAAAATTGTCACATACAAAGTTCCGAATTTTTTGGAACCATATAAagtgaaaatatcaacaaatctAGAAGCAGGTGCTTTCATGCTATATTGGAAAGAGCCTTACGTACCTTCTTTTATTGACAGACTATATTATGAGGTATgtagatttattattatttttgtttttgttttacttgATATCGGACAAGCTTTTGACTTAGTGTGGTATCAATAGCTGCTATAcgaaattgaaagaaatcatCCCCCAAACTACTACTTCTGAAATCTTAATTAACCAACTGAACCTAGACGAAAAACTTAACTGGAAACGTCACAtcacaaaaaaaagaaaccaaCTTGATATAAAAGCAAGAGGACTAAATTGATTGATAGGGAGAAAATCTAAAGTCTCacttgaaaacaaaacaataaagcTGCGTTTCCAAAtctaatagaaatattattcgGAGATCCCCATAGATGCTCTATGGTATGTATCAAAACAAACCATTCATGTGGACCTGTACAAGAAGTCATTCAAGAGAGGACACCACGAAACTATAGAAACCCAACCAAATCCTCTACAAGAGGAGTTGTTAACGCCAAGAAACGCGAAAggactgaaaaaaagttgacCAGTTACATCACTGGATGTAAGCTTTGGATTGGTTCTTTTATGTATCCTTCTGCTACGTTGGAAGAACGACATCTTCCGTGTCTTTTCGAATGAAAACATCAGCATCGCTTTCTACCAACATGGTTTGGTACTTTTGGACATAATtcccgaagagattgagacatttgtcatatatgTGGATAAGCTTTTCAATaacctcttcaaagaaagttgccccCAATGCCAAAACAAACCttaaaacttctggaaattccatAGATTAAGTAGTATAATGGTGAATCTGTGATTTTCTTCAGCCATTCtatcaactcgttgaaccaggtcaatTGAAATAACAGATTTGTATCCTTGGTTCctttcatcatgcacatcatcaCACTTCGCAAATCACACTCAGCGGGAACACCAATAAAGGCGGTTATGTTCAATTGGCtatagcacaacgccgactgacgtctgaatatcaataatggcggagtgtgtagtgcgagagttTCGCAGACGTAAACAGCGCATGCTTGTTTTCTTCTACTctcgtagcgtctgcacggaacAATTGGAGCTCTTGTAAGATTTACCGAAGACTAAATCGTCACtggaaatccaaaaataatcaTTGGTGTGATAATATTGAAAGTAATAACATATCAGAGACTAACCATAGACAAACATTCTCGTACCTCAAGAAGCTTGATACTAATCTTCCAAGACACTCAAATCCTGATACAGACATTCGTTCATGTCTTCTAAATTATCTGGAAACGTGACCAAGTGACTACGCAGGAAGTGTAGTTTAAAGCTCATATTTCACCCCACAGTCCTTGCaagttcaatataattttcaaattgttgaGTTTCCTGCATTACAGGGATGAAAGTTGTCCAAGCCTTTAGCTCTAGCTTAGTTACAGAATTCTGAATGAAATATTTCGTCTAATTCCGAGGTTATAAAAAATAGCGACTTCAATATTTTGGCAAGATGTGAAAAAATCAGTCTACAATTATTTACAGTTGAGTCCGTCTAATCCGAATTAATTGGAATCAAACAGTGTTCGGATCAGCTAATTGTTCGATTTAGatgaaataactaaaataatcgaaaataatgcAATTTAACGTGTCCGTAGTGTTAATATATgaacaaataatacaaaaaaaaagttttaatatatcATTTACTGTACCAAGCGTGGAAACGAGACATCAAACTAGGTCACTGTTTATAACTTATAGTTTTTTGACTTGAGCGGGCGGTCAGTTTAGTAATGAAAATGATCTATTCCCATGTGCTATCCTTTTGATCCACAATGCACCGTCTCACCGAGACATTCAAGAACTTATTTGCGTTAAGATAAAGGCAATGAACCAGGGAGTTTTGCAGGCGCTGAAATTGAAGTATCGAAAACGGTTTTTGAAACCTTCAATTGAAGACATCACTTTGGTACAAAAGGTTAGAGAATAAACTATGGGCAGCTGAATAAACTAAGGATATCTTTGGaatttgaagaataaaaaatgaCATCGTTAGCCTGATTCTTATGTTACAGAACATTCCAGGTGGTGAGGATGCTGTCGAAACAGACGCTAATGAATGGATGAAGTTTTAACAGATGATGACATCATCGCAGACGTGACTCATGAACAGGTTTAGTGCGACGAGGAGGAGGGGTGAGCGATGAATCAAGGTGAGCAGAGGGAGGGAGGTACGTCTCGCACAATGAGGCAGCAGCTGC
This genomic interval carries:
- the LOC130894091 gene encoding uncharacterized protein LOC130894091, coding for MLLMCCCFHIFLLIQHVTLDEDPDINTMSSSQLSSSTETSAFNLTSSIPIISVEILRVVLPPGIGNAVKLIWGRKLYDLNLNVTYGVHYGKNDDELKVPKLLTTNESVLIENLDFCTQYSFAVSVGDEYKINLNNIRSVVTYLDRKAPPQNLQVEFEPQNPPCLFIKWSASCANIGQTIGYVISLFDHETTHYTIITLPPSNRVDFSHPFQTYYGAKFDIKVSTNFPGSEATKIVTYKVPNFLEPYKVKISTNLEAGAFMLYWKEPYVPSFIDRLYYEVYIYKSLNTSDVFEKYYVTRPVLIYKGDEPQYMFRVGSVSYDGQYRSVLTDPLVADVYGEVHEVEID